One part of the Brevundimonas subvibrioides ATCC 15264 genome encodes these proteins:
- a CDS encoding DNA topoisomerase IB, which translates to MPDGSHTFTAAVEVPRGLTYCSDAHPGLARLRSGKGFSIRDADGKVIRDKAVLDRIRMLAIPPAWTDVWICPRASGHIQATGRDVKGRKQYRYHNDWSTHRSGNKFDKMSAFAKALPRLRDQVEADLGKRGATREKVLATAVRLLEITLIRVGNAQYARQNRSYGLTTLHKRHLEVDGAGLSFAFRGKSGVDHKVSVKDRRLATVVRSLRDLPGQQLFKYRDAEGDLVAITSDDVNAYIREAMGDEFSAKDFRTWAGTVSAARALRDMEPPTSPTDAKRKITQCCKAVSGLLGNTPTVCRGSYIHPEVFELFETGRIADVLPGPDTKSFEPALIKLLKA; encoded by the coding sequence ATGCCCGACGGCAGCCACACCTTCACCGCCGCCGTCGAGGTGCCCCGGGGCCTGACGTACTGCAGCGACGCCCACCCCGGCCTGGCGCGCCTGCGCTCGGGCAAGGGGTTCTCGATCCGCGACGCCGACGGCAAGGTCATCAGGGACAAGGCGGTGCTGGACCGGATCCGCATGCTGGCCATCCCTCCCGCCTGGACCGACGTCTGGATCTGCCCCCGCGCCTCCGGCCACATCCAGGCCACCGGCCGCGACGTTAAGGGCCGCAAGCAGTACCGCTATCACAACGACTGGAGCACCCACCGGTCCGGCAACAAGTTCGACAAGATGTCGGCCTTCGCCAAGGCCCTTCCCAGGCTCCGCGATCAGGTCGAGGCCGATCTCGGCAAACGCGGCGCGACGCGCGAGAAGGTCCTGGCCACCGCCGTCCGTCTGCTGGAGATCACCCTGATCCGCGTCGGCAATGCCCAGTATGCCAGGCAGAACCGCAGCTACGGCCTGACCACCCTGCACAAGCGCCATCTCGAGGTCGACGGCGCGGGCCTGTCCTTCGCCTTCCGGGGCAAGAGCGGCGTGGATCACAAGGTCAGCGTCAAGGACCGCCGCCTGGCCACCGTCGTCCGGTCCCTCCGCGACCTGCCGGGCCAGCAACTGTTCAAGTACCGGGACGCCGAAGGCGATCTGGTCGCCATCACCTCCGACGACGTCAACGCCTACATCCGCGAGGCCATGGGCGACGAGTTCTCGGCCAAGGACTTCCGCACCTGGGCCGGCACGGTTTCGGCCGCGCGGGCTCTGCGCGACATGGAGCCGCCGACCTCCCCGACCGACGCGAAGCGCAAGATCACCCAGTGCTGCAAGGCCGTCAGCGGCCTGCTCGGCAACACCCCCACGGTCTGCAGGGGCTCCTACATCCACCCCGAGGTGTTCGAGCTCTTTGAAACGGGCCGGATCGCCGACGTCCTGCCGGGCCCCGACACCAAGAGCTTTGAACCGGCCCTCATCAAGCTGCTGAAGGCCTAG
- a CDS encoding opioid growth factor receptor-related protein, which produces MSAIVDFLKGAGTDGAGRTVFEVVAMDDRTIERSHDFIQWLFPLDAPSGANRNAPVLGPGDVAAIHDCGMAQIALAAATDRMSVFYQRNTHWLVVHDHNHLRITRIIKSLRLLRGPGEAEDFHSLILRLDEAAGRPVSVGSRRYWAEA; this is translated from the coding sequence ATGAGCGCGATCGTCGATTTCCTCAAAGGGGCGGGGACCGACGGGGCGGGCCGGACGGTCTTCGAGGTGGTCGCCATGGACGACCGCACGATCGAGCGCAGCCACGACTTCATCCAGTGGCTGTTTCCGCTGGATGCCCCGTCGGGCGCGAACCGCAACGCGCCGGTGCTGGGCCCGGGCGACGTCGCGGCCATCCACGACTGCGGCATGGCCCAGATCGCCCTGGCCGCCGCCACGGACCGGATGTCGGTCTTCTATCAGCGGAACACCCACTGGCTGGTCGTGCATGACCACAACCACCTGCGGATTACCCGGATCATCAAGTCGCTCAGGCTGCTGCGTGGGCCGGGCGAGGCGGAGGACTTCCACAGCCTGATCCTGAGACTGGACGAGGCAGCCGGCCGGCCGGTCAGCGTGGGAAGCCGGCGGTACTGGGCGGAAGCCTAG
- the tdh gene encoding L-threonine 3-dehydrogenase, with the protein MTDTMKALAKTGPGIGLELIDAPIPVAGPEDVLIRVHRTAVCGTDIHIWNWDEWSQKNVPTPMITGHEFSGEIVAIGSDVNRPLKIGQRVSAEGHVIDLNSEAARAGHFHLDPHTRGIGVNRQGAFAEFVVAPAFNVIELPDDVSYEVASMLDPFGNAVHTAQQFDLLGEDVLVTGAGPIGMMAAAVARHAGARTVVLTDINDFRLELAQKVAPGVRTVNTMNEDLRDVMKELGLKVGFDVALEMSGSPIAFKQCVDTLIMGGGMALLGIPSKPMETDWGAIILKALTIKGVYGREMFTTWRKMLGLLKAGLDLEPLITHRLAYDQYREGFDAMKSGQSGKVILDWDKAA; encoded by the coding sequence ATGACCGACACCATGAAGGCCCTCGCCAAGACCGGCCCCGGCATCGGGCTCGAACTGATTGACGCGCCGATCCCCGTCGCGGGGCCGGAGGACGTGCTAATCCGGGTGCACCGCACGGCCGTATGCGGCACCGACATCCACATCTGGAACTGGGACGAGTGGTCCCAGAAGAACGTCCCCACGCCGATGATCACGGGCCATGAGTTCTCGGGCGAGATCGTGGCGATCGGCTCGGACGTGAACCGGCCGCTCAAGATCGGCCAGCGCGTGTCCGCCGAAGGGCACGTGATCGACCTGAACTCCGAAGCGGCCCGCGCCGGACACTTCCACCTCGATCCACATACGCGCGGCATCGGCGTGAACCGTCAGGGAGCCTTCGCCGAATTCGTGGTGGCGCCGGCCTTCAACGTGATCGAGCTGCCCGACGACGTGTCCTACGAGGTCGCCTCGATGCTGGATCCGTTCGGCAATGCGGTGCACACGGCGCAGCAGTTCGACCTGCTGGGCGAGGACGTGCTGGTCACCGGTGCCGGGCCCATCGGCATGATGGCGGCGGCCGTCGCCCGTCACGCCGGCGCGCGGACGGTGGTCCTGACCGACATCAACGACTTCCGTCTGGAGCTGGCCCAGAAGGTCGCCCCGGGCGTGCGCACCGTGAACACGATGAACGAGGATCTGCGCGACGTCATGAAGGAGTTGGGCCTGAAGGTCGGCTTCGACGTGGCGCTGGAGATGTCGGGCTCGCCGATCGCCTTCAAGCAATGCGTGGACACCCTGATCATGGGCGGCGGCATGGCGCTGCTGGGCATTCCGTCCAAGCCGATGGAGACGGACTGGGGTGCGATCATCCTGAAAGCCCTGACGATCAAGGGCGTCTACGGGCGCGAGATGTTCACGACCTGGCGCAAGATGCTGGGCCTGCTGAAGGCGGGGCTGGACCTGGAGCCCCTGATCACCCACCGTCTGGCTTACGACCAGTACCGGGAGGGATTCGACGCCATGAAGTCGGGTCAGTCCGGCAAGGTCATTCTGGATTGGGACAAGGCTGCCTGA
- a CDS encoding barstar family protein yields MSETTHRVRIDGRSILTRADFYAAVESVEGTPDWMGRNLDALFDVLVALWPKPTVLEWTHAAFSARAIGPDFEIITGVLRDAQTEPCSRFTLRVFDGEADLQEQTQ; encoded by the coding sequence GTGAGTGAGACGACGCACCGGGTGCGGATCGACGGGCGATCGATCCTGACCCGGGCGGACTTCTACGCCGCCGTCGAGTCCGTCGAGGGCACGCCGGACTGGATGGGGCGTAACCTCGACGCCCTGTTCGACGTGCTGGTCGCCCTCTGGCCCAAGCCGACCGTGCTGGAATGGACGCATGCGGCGTTTTCGGCGCGGGCGATCGGGCCGGACTTCGAAATCATCACCGGTGTGCTACGGGACGCCCAAACAGAGCCGTGTTCGCGCTTCACCCTGCGGGTGTTCGACGGCGAGGCCGATCTTCAGGAGCAGACGCAATGA
- a CDS encoding glycine C-acetyltransferase, whose amino-acid sequence MQTATFHDRIAAELSDIDAQGLTKPERVIQSRQGPVIEVGGRQVLNFCANNYLGLGGDDRVVAAANAATDRRGAGTASVRFICGTLDIHKELERAIADYLGFEDSILFAAAFDANGGLFEPLFGAEDAIVSDSLNHASIIDGVRLCKAKRYRFATSDMADLEAQLKAARADGARDIVIATDGAFSMDGYIAKLDEIRVLADRYGALIMVDDCHATGFLGPQGKGSYAHHGVKVDFVTGTFGKALGGAMGGFICATSEVVQLLKQRARPYLFSNALAPSICGASLEAIRIAQGPEGDTLRTQLTANAARFRSAMTEAGFDLLPGQHPIVPVMLGDARLAQTMAARMLELGVYVIGFSFPVVPRGAARIRTQMSAAHTFDHIDQAVAAFTTAGRELGVI is encoded by the coding sequence ATGCAGACAGCGACCTTCCACGACCGCATCGCGGCCGAGCTTTCAGACATCGACGCCCAGGGGCTGACCAAGCCCGAGCGGGTGATCCAGTCCCGCCAGGGTCCGGTGATCGAGGTCGGTGGACGCCAGGTGCTCAACTTCTGCGCCAACAACTATCTCGGTCTCGGCGGCGACGACCGTGTGGTGGCAGCGGCCAATGCGGCGACGGACAGGCGCGGTGCCGGCACGGCCTCGGTCCGCTTCATCTGCGGCACGCTGGACATCCACAAGGAGCTGGAGCGGGCGATCGCCGACTACCTCGGCTTCGAGGATTCGATCCTGTTCGCGGCGGCCTTCGACGCCAATGGCGGCCTGTTCGAACCGCTGTTCGGGGCCGAGGATGCGATCGTCTCGGACAGTCTGAACCACGCCTCGATCATCGACGGGGTGCGGCTGTGCAAGGCCAAGCGCTACCGGTTCGCCACCTCCGACATGGCCGATCTGGAAGCCCAGCTGAAAGCCGCGCGGGCGGACGGCGCGCGCGACATCGTCATCGCCACCGACGGGGCCTTCTCGATGGACGGCTATATCGCGAAGCTGGACGAGATCCGGGTTCTGGCGGACCGCTACGGTGCGCTGATCATGGTCGACGACTGCCACGCCACGGGCTTCCTGGGGCCGCAGGGCAAGGGGTCGTACGCGCACCACGGGGTCAAGGTCGACTTCGTCACCGGCACCTTCGGCAAGGCCCTCGGCGGGGCCATGGGCGGCTTTATCTGCGCGACCTCGGAGGTCGTGCAGCTGCTGAAACAGCGCGCGCGGCCCTATCTGTTCTCGAATGCCCTGGCCCCCTCGATCTGTGGCGCCTCGCTGGAAGCCATCCGCATCGCGCAAGGGCCGGAGGGCGACACCCTGCGCACCCAGTTGACCGCCAACGCCGCCCGCTTCCGGAGCGCGATGACCGAGGCGGGGTTCGATCTGCTGCCCGGCCAGCATCCGATCGTGCCGGTCATGCTCGGCGACGCCAGGCTGGCGCAGACGATGGCGGCGCGGATGCTGGAGCTGGGCGTCTATGTCATCGGCTTCTCCTTCCCCGTCGTGCCGCGCGGCGCGGCGCGCATCCGGACGCAGATGTCGGCGGCCCATACCTTCGACCATATCGACCAGGCGGTCGCGGCGTTCACGACCGCGGGCAGGGAACTGGGTGTCATCTAG
- a CDS encoding DUF4232 domain-containing protein — translation MSAHRYVAFGLMGAMSLSSCNRPDEPVEPATPVTAAPAPAGPTAPAIGYACESGQTVSLQYPDTATAQLTYKGQLYPLRLVPSGSGARYAGSGVEWWIATRDGQESATLSRLGPNDDVGVAVLERCSRPSANPALPVPGPSPLPQPAPGGVLPAATPCQASNLRLGAAGGDAGAGNRVGIVSVLNTGPAACGLAGYPALSLLGAQGRPITTLRVDQNPNTATPVSIPPNGRAYFDVAWTVVPDEGAGQTVCPSVAQIAVRIAGSPTPLTMAMAFQPCGARIRVNPYRASADPADAPAPIPASATT, via the coding sequence ATGTCTGCACATCGTTACGTCGCGTTCGGTCTGATGGGGGCCATGTCGCTCTCGTCCTGCAACAGGCCGGATGAGCCGGTCGAGCCGGCGACGCCGGTTACCGCTGCACCCGCGCCGGCAGGCCCCACCGCCCCGGCCATCGGTTATGCCTGCGAAAGCGGGCAGACCGTCAGCCTGCAGTACCCGGACACGGCGACGGCCCAGCTGACGTACAAGGGACAGCTGTATCCCCTGCGCCTGGTGCCTTCGGGCAGCGGCGCGCGCTACGCGGGGTCGGGCGTGGAGTGGTGGATCGCCACGCGCGACGGCCAAGAGAGCGCGACCCTGAGCCGTCTGGGCCCGAACGACGACGTCGGCGTCGCCGTGCTGGAACGGTGCAGCCGACCGTCGGCGAACCCCGCCCTGCCGGTGCCGGGCCCGTCGCCGCTGCCGCAACCGGCCCCGGGGGGCGTCCTGCCGGCGGCCACGCCGTGCCAGGCGTCGAACCTGCGGCTGGGCGCGGCCGGCGGCGATGCCGGTGCGGGAAACCGGGTCGGAATCGTCAGCGTCCTGAACACGGGCCCGGCCGCCTGCGGCCTGGCGGGATATCCCGCGCTGAGCCTGCTGGGCGCGCAAGGCCGTCCGATCACGACTCTGCGGGTCGACCAGAACCCCAACACGGCCACGCCCGTTTCCATCCCGCCGAACGGCCGCGCCTATTTCGACGTGGCCTGGACGGTCGTGCCGGACGAGGGCGCGGGACAGACGGTCTGCCCGTCGGTCGCACAGATCGCGGTGCGGATCGCGGGCAGCCCGACGCCGCTGACGATGGCCATGGCGTTCCAGCCGTGCGGCGCGCGCATCCGGGTCAATCCCTACCGCGCGTCGGCCGATCCGGCGGATGCGCCCGCCCCGATCCCGGCCTCGGCGACGACCTGA